GGTGAATACGTGTAAATGTGCTGGTTGACAGCTGGCTTTGCCACTCTGTATGCCTTGTGCTGGTGGTGGCACTGTGCTCCCCTGTGCGGCTGTGAAGTCCGTCTCAGCCTCTGGCATCACCCAGGGTGGGAGTGTGTCTCCtccatcctttttctttccctccatctTCCCCCAGTCCCATCCTGTCCTGACTTCCACTTCCCCCTCCTATCTTCCAGAATGCAGCCAATCGGGGCCTGAAAGCCAGTGAGTGGGTGCAGCAGGTATCAGGCCTGATGGATGGCAAAGGTGGTGGCAAGGATGTGTCCGCCCAAGCCACAGGCAAGAATGTGGGCTGCCTGCAGGAGGCGCTGCAGCTGGCCACTTCCTTTGCCCAGCTCCGCCTGGGAGCTGTGAAGAACTGAGGAGTGCTGCTACCACTCACCCTGGTGCATCAGTCCAGCCAGGCGCTCTCTGTCTACTGTCAGGACATGTGAATCCTGGGACCTTTAAATAGCCCCGTCCGTCCTCCTAACCCAGCAGTGACTGGGACTCACCCGGGAGCCGTCCTGGGACTCAGGGCCCCTTTGCATTTGTGCCCTGGGCTCTGCATGTCAGCACCACCTGTCTAGAACACTGACCCAAGGATTGTTACTGTCGTCACGTGTCTATAGACGCAGCTCTCCAGACCTGGGGCTTCTGGGTCTGCAAGTAGGAATCATTTTTGCTGCAGGAAATAAAAGGACCATGTGCAATACTTGATGATGCCTTGTGATCTCTACCCTCCCCAGCATAGAGGCTCCCTATTTGACAGCATGTGGCTCCCTGGGCATCTGGAATAAATGCCGTGGCTCCAGAGGGCTCCCGGTTGTAGTCCTCACTGAGTCCAGTCCCAGAATCCTGCACGTTGGGAATGGCCTCCAGGGTGCCTCAAGGTGTTTATGGAGGTAGAAGCAGGACAGGTTGGGTGAGATGGAGAGAGGCAGTAATAATTCAATGGAAGATGGTCTGTAGGGTTACTGGAAGCAGAGAAGCTCCTTTCTTAGAGCCTCTTGCAGGAGAAACTCCCCATTTCTTAGGCTTCTGCTCCTCCTGttgcttctctccctccctttgaaGCTGCTGGTGTCAGGTCAGAGGTGTTCTCCATAGGAGAACATAGGAGGTATCTGGGATGCAGCtattgcctctgcctccccactcCAGTGACTACCCCATCTTTCCCACTTTCTACACCCAAAGATGGCCAGTAAGGATAGAgaccctgccctggccctgagTCTGGTTTACCCAAGCTTGGAAACAGCAGTGTGTGGGGAGGTTACAGGGACTGCTGGTGTGGGCTCAGACTGACTGCACGTCCACTGGGTACAGCCGCCGCCTGGGGCCCAGGGTCAGAGCCCTGTGGacagagcagaggcaggagaagcaggtctgttgggagtgaggggggcagagggaggatgGGCAGAGGGAGGATGCCCTGGCTTCAGGCAGCATGTGCCAGGTGAGGAGTGTAGGGATACAAGGCATTACACGGTCCGCTGCCAAGGGAGACATAATtccattcgttcattcattcaacaaatggaaGGAACAAGACAAAGTCCTTGCCCTCTTGGGCAAGTCAGAGGagaacacatataaatatatacacaaataagtGTTAAATGTATAAGTGTTAAAACACAAATAAGTGTTTTAACACAAATAAGTGTTAAAATGTAACACAAATAAGATTAAATTACAGCCTGCACAGTGAAAGGAAGAAGTCACGCGCCCCGGGGTGGCCCTGGCCTGGGAGGCTAGAGGTCTACGTTGCCTGGACGGAATCCATCGGAGGCTCCGTCCCTCCTCCACGGCGCcagggggcaatgcagccccgccgcgcccgcccgccgctaTCCCGACAGCCCTCGCGCGGGCGCGCGTCTTCAAGCGGCGGAAGAGCCCGGTCGCGAGGCCGGCGGCGGGCGGAAGCGGCTCGCACGCCCGGCGCCGCCATGCCGGGGGACCACCGGCGCATCCGCGGGCCTGAGGAGTCGCAGCCGCCGCAGCTGTACGCAGCCGATGAGGGCGAGGCGCCCGCCGCCCGCGACCCGACGCGGCTGCGGCCCGTGTACGCGCGCGCCGGGCTGCTGAGCCAGGCCAAGGGCTCGGCCTACCTGGAGGCGGGAGGCACCAAGGTGCTGTGCGCCGTGTCGGGCCCGCGCCAGGTCGAGGGCGGCGAGCGCGGCGGTGGCCCGGCCGGAGCGGGCGGTGAGGCCCCGGCCGCCTTGCGGGGTCGCCTGCTCTGCGACTTCCGCCGCGCGCCGTTCGCGGGCCGCCGGCGCCGCGCGCCCCCGGGAGGCGGCGAGGAGCGTGAGCTGGCGCTGGCGCTGCAGGAGGCGCTCGAGCCGGCCGTGCGCCTGGGCCGCTACCCGCGCGCGCAGCTGGAGGTGTCGGCGCTGCTGCTCGAGGACGGCGGCTCGGCCCTGGCCGCCGCACTCACGGCCGCCGCGCTCGCCCTGGCCGACGCGGGCGTCGAGATGTACGACCTGGTGGTGGGCTGCGGCTTGAGCCGCGCGCCAGAGCCCGCGCCCACCTGGCTGCTGGACCCCACGCGGCTCGAGGAGGAGCGCGCCGCCGCCGGCCTCACCGTGGCGCTCATGCCGGTGCTCAATCAGGTGGCAGGGCTGCTCGGCAGCGGGGAGGGCGGCCCGACCGAGAGCTGGGCTGAGGCCGTGCGCCTAGGCCTCGAGGGCTGCCAGCGCCTCTACCCGGTCCTGCAGCAGTGCCTGGTGCGGGCCGCC
This sequence is a window from Microcebus murinus isolate Inina chromosome 20, M.murinus_Inina_mat1.0, whole genome shotgun sequence. Protein-coding genes within it:
- the EXOSC6 gene encoding exosome complex component MTR3, translated to MPGDHRRIRGPEESQPPQLYAADEGEAPAARDPTRLRPVYARAGLLSQAKGSAYLEAGGTKVLCAVSGPRQVEGGERGGGPAGAGGEAPAALRGRLLCDFRRAPFAGRRRRAPPGGGEERELALALQEALEPAVRLGRYPRAQLEVSALLLEDGGSALAAALTAAALALADAGVEMYDLVVGCGLSRAPEPAPTWLLDPTRLEEERAAAGLTVALMPVLNQVAGLLGSGEGGPTESWAEAVRLGLEGCQRLYPVLQQCLVRAARRRGAAASP